The Mesobacillus jeotgali genome window below encodes:
- a CDS encoding sulfite exporter TauE/SafE family protein yields MYQLFSEISNWLSGPFFTLVNQTEQIPLLASFLLGLVGALAPCQLTGNIGAITYYGNRSLQSKSQWVEIFYFLLGKILVFTLLGLAVWLVGQSFQQVLPEFFSGFRKLMGPLFILIGLSLIGLFAFNWITRLTSVLPQWTGSGKTGSFLMGVSFSIAFCPTMFSLFFFTLMPIVLNTSYGAVLPSVFAIGTTIPLIIFAAIISYIGLNGSLMKKGRKLGSIVQRFAGFLLIVVGIFDTVTYWGM; encoded by the coding sequence ATGTATCAACTCTTTTCGGAAATCAGCAACTGGTTGAGTGGCCCTTTTTTCACGCTTGTGAATCAGACTGAGCAAATTCCCTTATTGGCTAGCTTCCTGTTAGGGCTTGTCGGCGCACTTGCCCCATGCCAGCTGACAGGAAATATTGGTGCTATTACCTACTATGGCAATAGGAGCTTGCAATCAAAAAGCCAATGGGTCGAGATTTTCTATTTCCTGCTAGGTAAAATTTTGGTCTTTACACTGCTGGGCCTTGCAGTCTGGCTGGTCGGACAAAGCTTCCAGCAAGTTTTGCCAGAGTTCTTCTCCGGGTTCCGTAAATTGATGGGTCCCCTATTCATCCTGATTGGCCTGTCACTAATTGGACTATTCGCATTTAATTGGATTACTCGTTTGACTTCCGTTCTGCCGCAGTGGACAGGAAGCGGGAAAACAGGCTCGTTTTTAATGGGGGTAAGCTTTTCCATCGCATTTTGTCCTACAATGTTTTCCTTATTCTTTTTTACCCTTATGCCAATCGTTTTGAATACTTCCTACGGTGCTGTGCTGCCTTCTGTTTTTGCCATTGGTACTACGATCCCATTGATTATCTTTGCGGCAATCATCTCCTACATCGGGCTGAACGGTTCGTTGATGAAAAAAGGCCGCAAGCTAGGATCAATTGTACAGAGATTTGCAGGATTCCTTTTAATAGTCGTTGGAATTTTTGATACGGTCACTTACTGGGGAATGTAA
- the pflA gene encoding pyruvate formate-lyase-activating protein, translating to MIGNIHSIETFGTVDGPGIRYVIFTQGCLLRCQFCHNADTWEIGTGKQMSVSEIIDDLKAYLPFIDASGGGITVSGGEPLLQIPFITELFKECKKLGVHTTIDSSGGCYSTAPLFQEQLAELLNYTDLILLDLKHINRKKHIKLTGMANDHILDFARFLSDHQVPIWVRHVLVPGVTNEIEDLTKLGEFIGTLQNVRKLEVLPYHKLGVYKWEALGLEYPLKDVEPPSDDEVDNAYKLLTAHIAMN from the coding sequence ATGATCGGAAACATTCATTCAATTGAAACCTTCGGAACCGTAGACGGACCTGGGATTCGCTATGTCATCTTTACACAGGGGTGCCTCCTGCGCTGTCAATTTTGCCATAACGCAGACACCTGGGAGATCGGCACGGGCAAACAGATGTCTGTTTCCGAAATCATCGATGATTTAAAAGCCTACCTGCCTTTCATTGATGCATCAGGCGGCGGCATCACTGTGAGCGGCGGTGAACCGCTCTTACAGATTCCTTTCATTACAGAACTATTCAAGGAATGCAAAAAGCTCGGAGTGCACACTACAATTGATTCTTCTGGAGGTTGTTACTCAACCGCTCCCCTTTTTCAGGAGCAGCTGGCAGAGCTTTTGAATTACACTGACCTGATCCTATTAGATTTAAAACATATCAATAGGAAAAAACATATCAAACTGACAGGTATGGCAAATGATCATATATTGGATTTCGCCCGCTTTTTATCTGATCATCAAGTACCAATTTGGGTTCGCCATGTACTCGTCCCCGGGGTCACAAATGAAATTGAGGACCTTACCAAATTAGGCGAGTTTATTGGCACCCTGCAGAATGTTCGAAAGCTTGAAGTCTTGCCTTATCATAAGCTTGGTGTTTATAAATGGGAAGCATTAGGCCTCGAGTATCCACTTAAAGATGTCGAACCTCCATCAGATGATGAAGTAGATAATGCCTATAAGCTACTGACAGCCCATATAGCAATGAATTAA
- the pflB gene encoding formate C-acetyltransferase, which translates to MEQWKGFKNGAWQEEINVRDFILRNFSEYTGDSSFLEGATEETLQLWQQVMELTKQERDNGGVLDMDTKVVSTITSHGPGYLDKSKEKVVGFQTDQPFKRSMQPFGGIRMAKAACEAYGFELDKEVEKIFTDFRKTHNQGVFDVYTKEMLQARKAGIITGLPDAYGRGRIIGDYRRVALYGVDFLMEQKKKDHGMTSNVMTEDTMRLREEISEQYRSLNELKQLAQSYGYDISKPASNATEAFQWVYFAYLAAIKEQNGAAMSLGRVATFLDIYIERDLQNGTLTEKEAQEIVDHFVMKLRLVKFARTPDYNELFSGDPTWVTESIGGMAHTGQSLVTKNSFRFLHTLDNLGPAPEPNLTVLWSPALPENFKKYCAEMSIKTSSIQYENDDLMRCEYGDDYGIACCVSAMEIGKQMQFFGARANLAKALLYAINGGVDEKLKVQVAPAFSPITSDVLDYKEVMAKFDNVMEWLAGLYINTLNVIHYMHDKYSYERIEMALHDTEVLRTMATGIAGLSVVADSLSAIKHAKVKVIRDENGIAVDFETEGDFPKYGNNDDRVDCIAVELVKNFMTKLRKHPTYRNSVHTMSILTITSNVVYGKKTGNTPDGRRAGEPFAPGANPMHGRDTKGTLASLSSVAKLPYSYAMDGISNTFSIVPKALGKDEDSRTNNLVSILDGYAIKEGHHLNVNVFNRETLLNAMEHPEEYPQLTIRVSGYAVNFIKLTREQQMDVINRTFHETM; encoded by the coding sequence ATGGAACAATGGAAAGGCTTTAAAAATGGTGCTTGGCAGGAAGAAATCAATGTTAGGGACTTCATCTTAAGAAACTTCTCTGAATATACTGGTGATTCCAGCTTCCTTGAAGGGGCAACTGAAGAAACACTTCAATTATGGCAGCAGGTAATGGAATTAACAAAGCAGGAACGTGACAATGGCGGTGTCCTTGATATGGATACCAAGGTTGTATCGACGATCACTTCCCACGGGCCAGGATATCTTGATAAATCAAAAGAAAAGGTTGTAGGTTTCCAGACTGACCAGCCATTCAAACGCTCTATGCAGCCATTCGGCGGCATTCGCATGGCTAAGGCCGCTTGTGAAGCATATGGTTTTGAATTGGATAAGGAAGTCGAAAAGATCTTTACTGATTTCCGTAAGACGCATAACCAGGGTGTTTTCGACGTCTATACAAAGGAGATGCTTCAGGCTCGTAAGGCCGGTATCATTACTGGCTTGCCAGATGCATATGGCCGCGGCCGCATCATCGGTGACTACCGTCGTGTTGCTCTTTATGGTGTTGACTTCCTGATGGAGCAAAAGAAGAAAGATCATGGAATGACTAGTAATGTCATGACTGAGGACACCATGCGCCTGAGAGAAGAAATCTCTGAGCAATACCGTTCATTGAATGAATTGAAGCAGCTTGCTCAGAGCTATGGCTATGATATTTCCAAGCCAGCATCCAATGCAACAGAAGCTTTCCAATGGGTCTACTTCGCATACCTTGCAGCAATCAAAGAACAGAATGGCGCAGCGATGAGCCTTGGACGCGTGGCAACATTCCTGGACATCTATATTGAACGCGACCTTCAAAATGGCACACTTACTGAAAAAGAAGCACAGGAAATTGTTGACCACTTTGTCATGAAACTTCGCCTGGTGAAATTCGCACGTACACCTGATTACAACGAGTTATTCAGCGGTGACCCTACCTGGGTAACAGAATCAATCGGCGGTATGGCACATACCGGACAATCACTTGTTACGAAGAACTCTTTCCGTTTCCTTCATACACTTGATAATCTCGGTCCTGCACCAGAACCAAACCTGACAGTGTTATGGTCACCTGCCCTGCCTGAGAATTTCAAGAAGTATTGTGCTGAGATGTCCATCAAAACAAGCTCAATCCAGTATGAAAATGACGATTTGATGCGCTGTGAATATGGAGATGACTATGGTATTGCATGCTGCGTGTCAGCGATGGAAATCGGAAAGCAGATGCAATTCTTCGGAGCACGTGCAAACCTGGCAAAGGCATTGCTCTATGCAATCAATGGCGGTGTTGATGAAAAACTCAAGGTCCAAGTGGCTCCAGCATTTAGCCCGATCACTTCCGATGTACTTGACTATAAAGAAGTAATGGCAAAATTCGATAATGTAATGGAATGGCTTGCTGGCCTTTACATCAACACACTCAATGTCATCCACTACATGCATGATAAATACAGCTACGAAAGAATCGAAATGGCGCTGCATGACACTGAAGTCCTTCGCACCATGGCAACTGGAATCGCAGGCCTAAGCGTAGTGGCGGATTCATTGAGCGCTATCAAGCATGCCAAGGTAAAAGTAATCCGTGACGAAAACGGCATTGCCGTTGATTTTGAAACTGAAGGCGATTTCCCTAAGTATGGAAACAATGATGATCGTGTTGACTGCATCGCTGTTGAACTCGTGAAAAACTTCATGACAAAACTGCGGAAGCATCCGACGTATCGCAATTCTGTTCATACAATGTCAATCTTAACGATTACTTCAAACGTCGTTTATGGCAAAAAGACTGGCAATACACCAGATGGTCGCCGCGCTGGAGAACCATTCGCGCCAGGTGCTAACCCAATGCACGGCCGTGATACAAAGGGAACACTTGCTTCCCTGTCATCTGTAGCAAAACTGCCATACAGCTATGCAATGGACGGCATTTCAAATACTTTCTCCATCGTGCCAAAGGCGCTTGGAAAAGATGAAGACAGCCGTACAAATAACCTTGTATCCATCCTTGACGGTTATGCGATCAAAGAAGGACATCACTTAAACGTCAACGTCTTTAACAGAGAAACTCTGTTGAACGCTATGGAGCATCCTGAAGAATATCCGCAGCTGACAATTCGTGTATCTGGATATGCAGTAAACTTCATCAAGCTTACACGTGAGCAGCAGATGGATGTCATTAACCGTACGTTCCACGAAACAATGTAA